The proteins below are encoded in one region of Pseudophryne corroboree isolate aPseCor3 chromosome 8, aPseCor3.hap2, whole genome shotgun sequence:
- the LOC134948804 gene encoding TSC22 domain family protein 3-like isoform X2, producing the protein MSTGMCKYPMEVAVYELHNFSISFFSSLLGADVVSVKLDNSASGASVVAIDNKIEQAMDLVKNHLMYAVREEVEVLKEQIKELVEKNSQLEKENCLLKNLASPEQMKTFQSRLPSDETTGMSTLDFLHSSQPRSVGSVV; encoded by the exons ATGAGTACAGGAATGTGTAAATACCCCATGGAGGTGGCTGTGTATGAACTACACAATTTCTCTATTTCATTTTTCTCCTCCCTTCTGGGAGCAGACGTCGTATCTGTTAAACTGGATAACAG TGCATCAGGGGCAAGCGTGGTTGCAATAGATAACAAGATTGAACAAGCCATG GATTTGGTAAAGAATCATCTTATGTATGCAGTGCGAGAAGAGGTGGAAGTCCTTAAAGAGCAAATCAAAGAGCTGGTGGAGAAGAATTCTCAGCTTGAGAAGGAGAACTGTCTATTAAAGAATCTTGCCAGCCCAGAGCAAATGAAGACGTTTCAGTCCCGACTTCCATCTGATGAAACAACAGGAATGTCAACCCTAGATTTTCTGCATTCATCCCAACCACGCTCAGTAGGATCTGTAGTTTAA